The sequence below is a genomic window from Melospiza georgiana isolate bMelGeo1 chromosome 6, bMelGeo1.pri, whole genome shotgun sequence.
CCTAAGGCTCACTCCTTTGAGTGCAGCCACTGTGGGGATGACTGCAACCATGAGACCACAAAGTAGAAGAAGAGAAGAATAGAGAAGATCTGATTTCCCTGATTCCTTGGAGAATTTTATACCATCATTTCCTCTACAGACGTGGGAATTTGCCCTGCTTATTTCTCAGGAATCTTTGCATCTGTTCTGTGCAAGATAATTGTTATTCCTTTTCATATTTCTGCCATGGCTAACTAGAAATTTTGTCTCCTAAAGTAAATAATCAAGGATAAAGTTAACACTAGTCCAGAAATCCAGAAATCTTTGTAAATTAAGTGAAAGTATTTCTGTAAAATTGTCCTTCAGTTCTTTTTACAAATTGTAGTTTGGGCCATTCAGTTAGTTCTAAATACAAAAATTTAATTGTTACATATTTTCTGAAGGAGGATTGGATACTTGAGGCTATTTACAGAAGTAAAGGACTAAGCAAATTATTTGCTGTTGTGGTTTCTTGACAATGTAGGTAGAGAATGAATGTTGAATATTTCATTTATCTTTGAgccaaaaaggaagaaagctACGAATACAAATCTCACTTTTTTGGAGTATGGCTACAGGTAGtaaatggtgaaaaaaaaattcccaaaccAGTTAATAAAAGCTATAATCTGTAATGGAAATGTGGTTAAAATTTTGGTTGAATGAAAGAGCTCAATTACTTTGTACTAGGAAATTCCTTAGCATACTTTCTTTTAAGGATGAAGTTTCATTTGCTAAGCTGTTCATGCCTTTGAAAAATGCTGGTTTACCCATTGGAACATGCAGTAAAGTGTTTGTGTGCTCTGTGTACTGCAATTATTACAGGAGGAAAACATGAGAAGAGAAATACACACTATTAAAAATGAGCTGAATTCCCTTAAAGGACTTCATAGACATCTTGAAGGTTATCATCCTCCTCCAGGAAATCAGCATTCTGAGCAAGTGGAAAATCTGCAGGTAAGTGTCTTTACTAGCTGCAGTGTGTCTTGTAAAATGCCAGAGAACTGAAGATATGACAGTTTTTCTAATCTTGTCTGTCATGTCCACTCATTCTTCTTTGACATGGCTCAGCCTAAAAATTTATATGACAATGGTATTTAAGTATCACTGAAACTTACTGTACCCAGAGAATGTTCTCCTTTCATCAGAGAGGTGCTTATATCACAGAAACCTGAGACACTACTGCATTCATAAATTTTTACCTAACAGACAGCAGTTAACTTAAGCCACCTATCTTTACTGAACTCTATTCCACAGACATACTTTCCGTGGGTATTTCTCAAATACTGGGGCAGATCCAATTGGCTTCATATATATCTAAGTTCCCTGGAGGTGTGGAAGTAGATCCACCTCTACTCAGAGGAACTGATTTCAGCTCCTCTAAAATCTGAAACACGGGACAGATCAGAAGGTTGTTTTTATCTGTACTCAGGTTATCTAAGTGCTTCAGTTTTAGTTTAAGAAACACCAACCTTTATGTCACGTTGCACATTTAGGAGCCATCAAAGGCACAGCAAGCTCATCAGGTGGTGAGTGCAGGAGGTAAAAGACTTATGCAGTGCAGGCTGAGCCAGAATTGAGCTTGGATTGTTGGCTGAGCCAAATCCATGTTCAGCTCTAGGTGCAGGGCACATATGGGAAGTGAACAAGTGGTTAAGCACACAAAGATGGGCTTTTGGAACAAAAGGAGGAACACATAGCAGCTCTGTTATATCCCATGGTCCCTGCAGCTGTACATACAGATACCACAGATCCATGTTATatcccctgcagctctgtgttaTCCCAGGATCAAACTGGATTGCAAATTTGTATTCCAGTCTTCTGTAGAATTGAAAAAATTGGGCAGAGTCAGAAACCATAAGAAAGCTTCCCTGTGCATTGAGTGTGTTCTGTTGTTCAGTTGAGTATTTTCCATTAACTTTAACAAGCAAGTAATGATCTATCTTCAAAGAACGGAAAACTAGTTTTCCATGTATACAATCTTGTTTGGAGTGTTAAGAAAATAGAAGGATACTAGGATTGTAAAAAGAGCTAACTATTGTAGAACTAGTCCATAATTGTCAGTAAAATGGCAagcactaaaaatattttagtgttacagggcttgcaagggtcttcagggtgaagagagagacaagaatgttgacctcatgatcagaaggcttgatttattattttatgatatatattacattatgactatactacaaagaatagaaggaaagttctcagaaggctagctaagctaagaatagaaaaggaatgaataaacaaaggtctgtgtctcagcacagagtgagagccagctctgccgtgaggggtcagtaaatccaaacatccacccgacaccaatcacagatccacctgttgcattgcacagcagcagataaccattgcttacatcttgttgctgaggccacagcttctcagaaggggaaaaatcttaaagaaaagattttatgaaaagatgtctgtgacattttAGGATTTGGAAGAATGTAAAATCAATGTCTTCTCAATGCATGTACATAAGTATGTTTATAGCtaacatacacatacacatggCTGTGGTCTGGGCTTAATAATGCAAGGGAAATGAGATTTGAAAGGATTACTTCTTGTTCCAAAGCTGAACTCTACAAGGAATGATGCAAATGGTGTATCTTAATAATCACAGTTTCCTTGAATGGAAATGGAATATTGATTTTGTTTAGGATGCAGAATCAAAGTGATTAGGCATTCATGATAAACAGTACTGGTGCTTACTAAGATAGCCTCATGGGtctgaaagcagaaaagctTAAAGCATATGCTCATAAATGCAAAAGAAGTCAGATGTCTTCCAAATATACATCTTACACTATCTTATGGCAAATTGCCACACCACTTTGTGTTGTACAATCATTAGATTTCTAAAGCTGGGCAGGTTGGTCTGAGTGGAACAGTGCCAAGAaactgaagctgcagcagatcATATTGGTTATCCTGATTTGTGGAATTTCACCTTGTATCACTAATGAGTCAGCCTCTAGTGACACATAAAAGGGAAAGGTGTTGCCTTGGATTTAGATCTTGACTGTGGTTCCAAGTGTTCTAAGGAAATATGCTTATACTTATTTTTACACCCAGTGCAATCTGAAATCCCTGTGGTTATTTGTGGGGCATGAAATTCAAAATGTACTTAAACTTCTTCACACTGATCACCTGTGGAAAAGTAATTaaacaaaagacatttttaaaagaaaggtaCAATGTCAGACCTCATTACAGACTTGGATTGCAATTTAGTTTAACCTTACCATGCTTCACATTTAGTTTGATATAATTTGTAATTCATCTGTGTACCATTAGAGAATAGGGGTACACCCACCAATGGCTTGCTGGAATTTTTTGTGGGTATATGTACAGAGAGATCTGGTTTTCAGAAGGGTTTGAATTGCATACTATGAAATAGTCTTTTGAGGGAAAAGGATATTTAGGGATATATGTGTTTCTTAGTTAGATTTTACTAAATCACaggcaaaaaattaaaatccaagtTTAAAAGTTTTGTTATTTAGGTATTTTAGTTTGTCCATCTTGGACCTATTTTTAAAGGGCCGAATTGAATTTATTGAAAAGAGCTATTTGAATTTATTGAAAAGTAGGTTTCTTCAACCCATCTGAAAACCTGGAAAGGAAACATGAAATCTTTCTGCCTTTCTATGAACACTTCATCCTGTTTGTTTCAGATGTagtccccagctcagcccacacCCACAAATGTGGTAAGTTCCACTGCAGTGGCTGTCTTACTTCTGTAGAAAAGACTAATGTACACAATTATGGAGTGGTGCTTGGTGTTACTGTCTGAAAAAAAGAGCTCCTGGAAACAACAGATTGTAAGCTAATTACAgatttcaggaaagaaaaaggaattttctaCTATTTGTATTCAATAAGCTTGAAAGTGTGATGCCAGGGCTATATTGACAAAAGaagcaattttaattaaaaacctaGAAAAGAAGATGTGCAATATATATAATTTCCAAGTGTGACAGGgaaaataatgataaaacatgaggaaaagagaaatttcaaCTAACACTTCAAACTGAGGGtggaggaaaataattttaggaCCCTCCTCTATTTACCATGACTCCTCCCTCCCCCAAACCAGGAAAGCTGGGAGCCTCAGGGTGTTCCTGTGAGCTGCAGGAAACTCTTTCCAGCAGATTTGTGTTCTACATCTCTACTCTGCCAGCACTGCAACAGCCCCATTTTTTAGCagtgctgcctccctgcctccctccacTCTGCAATATTCTCTGTCCTCCCCACACACCCagtgcccaggcacagcccttgTAACTCCCTCCCACATCCCAGCCTTCCTTCTGCAACACCTCCAGCCACCCAAGTGTCTTCAGCTCTTCCCCACATCTTTTATGGCCTAAGCTCCCTCCCACATCTGCCTCTTTTATATCCTGTCTTTAGGGCAAGAGCCAGCACGTGCTCCTGTCTTCAGCTGCCAGACAGTTGATGATGATAAAGGATGCGtctccttttgcttttatttttggtgggattttattttcttcactaTTTAGGCCCTAGTTTCCACAGAAGTTCACTGACTGCAGCTttcaaaactgaacacaaataCACAATGCAGTAGTAGACAAGTGATTTAGACTTTTAAGTAGACAAATCTTTCAGGCTTCAATTCTTGTTGAATTTTACTCAAATCAAAGTTAAAAAGCTATTTGGGAGGGAATGAGAAACTTAATGTCAGGGATTGTAAATTCAGAAGCCTTGTGAAATGAAGTTAAAAGTCCTGGGCATTTTGCtagaaagaaaagttgtttATATGtgcttgtgctgtttttgtGTGTATGTTGTTTATGTGTTTGGGTGTAAACAGCAATCCTGCAGGATTTTTGCACATGGAATCACTGAGCAGGTCACTGAGTGGGCCAGCAGAGAGAGGGAGTAATCCAACCACCACATGTACAGCTCAAATTCCTTCCACTGAGGAATTCTGTCAAATGTATAACTTTGTGCACTGTAATATAGCAGAACCTGAATTCTTTCCTACTCTTCTAGGGTATTagtctgcttttttcttttcctctgtttaCACTTACTTTTTGTGCTTCAGGTCTTTGTTTTCCATCAgaatgtaaaattaattttaaatctcAGTGCTGAACTTTTTACCTAATCAGTGGCTATAGTAAATTACTAAAATACCTatgatttttttgttccttcctATGCTAGAGTGGTCAAGAACACTCAAAAGCCAGTGAAATACACGCTTTTCAGAAAGAACATGAGTTTATGCAgtctgtaaaaagaaaatacgGTAATTGTGGAAATGAAGAAGAAACTGAAGTAAAAAACACAAGGGACCAGTCTTCAAGCACTGAGGAATTAAAGAGAGATCAAAGTAATAACCTTCCATGGATAATAGAGATAAGTAGTTTTGTTAAGAAAGGCTAAATGTTTTCAGATGTAGCATATGACAAGAGAGGGCTTAAGTCCTGAATTAAATGGTCGTACCTAAAATCTACAGAATGTTAGTATATTCTCTGCTCTCTCAGTTCATAAATATTTTGCAAGTGACCACAGTGCAATACTTGCCTTCAGTAGCTTTTTGACAGGCTTGTGTGTGTAATATAAGATATCACTATTGATATCAATGCTGAGTCCACCTCTTTGGAAATTCtaaactgtaaaaataaaacattacaTAACCTCTGGGTTATCAGTCACTAACTAGAGAATGCCCTCACTCTACAGGGTCCCAAGTTCTTGAGAACAGTTTTAAGGATGAAATTAATGTTGCTAGCCCTTGTGAAGCAAAGCAAAGGGAGGCTTCTCCCAGGAGCACCCTCTGCACAGATACTGATTTAATTACCCAAGGACACACCTGGGAAATGCACGGCCCTGGATGCAGAGAGGCAGAAGGAGCAGCACACAGAACATTACCAGATGAAAACAATGCAGATTCAGATCAAAAGGCACAGGACAGCACTGAGCCCTTGGCAGCACACCCCACACAAACAGGGAAGGACTTCTTGGGCAGTGCTGAGACTGTAAGTGCTGACAGGAGAAACAGAAGGCAGGAGGCTGACACCAGCAAGGAAGAACTGTGCAATGCTGCAGGTGAATCAGCTTGTGCCAAGGCAGATGCAAACTCAGACACCAGACAGCACAACAAAAGTGTCCTTACACCTGAAGCACCCAAGCCTGAGTCTGAAGCTGTTCTTTGCACTGAGAAGAGTGCTCTGCATGACAGAAATACAGACAACCACCAAGCTAAGGAGTTAAGTTGTGGCATCCTACCTTATACTAAAGAGAATTCTCAAGCAGAATACCAAAAATGCAGCTTGCTGAATAGTGACAATTCTGTAGGCAGTGAATtacataaaacagaaaaaaacttcaATCTGAGTGGTTTACATAGAGATAAACTTCCTCTGGAACAGACACATGTAGATGCTGAAGGCAGAAATGATGACAATGCCAGAAACATGAACAGCACTGGTGTTCTGGCAGCTGATACTCAACATCCACCAACTGTTTGTTGTGATAACACAAGTGCTGATGATGCTGCTGCAAAAGAATGCAGAGATAATAAATCTCTCGTAGGTACTTTGAATTTATGCCCCCCAAAAACTGAGAGAGGAGTAAATGCAGATGACAGGCACAGCAATCAACCTGAACAAAGCAGTGCTAAACAAACAGGAAATGCTACAAACACATGGACTTCCAATGCTGAAGCCAAATCTCCAGTAAAGGCTGATGGTCTCGAAATTGCTCACAAAAACCCCCCAGCAGATAGGGCATGTGCAGATAAACTAATTCCACATAAAAATGTTAGCAGTGGTACTCAGATACACTCCATCAAAACTGGACATTCCCTGGAGATGAATGCTTCAACAAATAACACActgttaaaagagaaaaaagactCACTGAGTGGAACAGTTTCAGGAATGAAGCTTGCTGAGGGTCACCTGAAAGAACCATGCTCTTTACCCATGAGAACATCTGGAAATTTAGTAAACATAAGTGTAAGGTCATCCTTTGATCTTCCAAACTCAGAtaaaaaagctgagaaaactCCACTATACTTGAATTTTTTAGCTCTCAGTTCTTGTTCAAGAATAAATCAAATGAGAGGTCAAGCTACGTGGACTTCAGCTTCCAAGGAACCTTCCCTTTTGAAAGAGAAACCACCATGCTTAGTGGAAAACA
It includes:
- the CCDC73 gene encoding LOW QUALITY PROTEIN: coiled-coil domain-containing protein 73 (The sequence of the model RefSeq protein was modified relative to this genomic sequence to represent the inferred CDS: substituted 1 base at 1 genomic stop codon) codes for the protein MDEDFKTQALESALPSPSETLLSIRLLDFKTSLLEAIEELRIRRETENNYEDQINKIVIEKQELEWQKETLQHQTDTLQQQNKEAMAAFKKQLQARMFAMEEEKGKYQLAVETKEKEIDGLKETLKALQISKYTLQKKLNEMDQKLQMHLTAKEEHHKKLNEVERCYATIASRFGFVKGVHGKLEHSVQEAIQHNKKLASVNKRQETEISNLKEELKKVTADLIRSKVTSQYRVGEENINLAVKEKQFQELQQKIRMETAVSEKVQEENTHIKEEKLEILSSLQCVQELLQRITQTNVRMESELKALKEDYQALERDNELQREKAKENEEKFLNLQNEHEKALRTWKNDEENMRREIHTIKNELNSLKGLHRHLEGYHPPPGNQHSEQVENLQMXSPAQPTPTNVSGQEHSKASEIHAFQKEHEFMQSVKRKYGNCGNEEETEVKNTRDQSSSTEELKRDQRSQVLENSFKDEINVASPCEAKQREASPRSTLCTDTDLITQGHTWEMHGPGCREAEGAAHRTLPDENNADSDQKAQDSTEPLAAHPTQTGKDFLGSAETVSADRRNRRQEADTSKEELCNAAGESACAKADANSDTRQHNKSVLTPEAPKPESEAVLCTEKSALHDRNTDNHQAKELSCGILPYTKENSQAEYQKCSLLNSDNSVGSELHKTEKNFNLSGLHRDKLPLEQTHVDAEGRNDDNARNMNSTGVLAADTQHPPTVCCDNTSADDAAAKECRDNKSLVGTLNLCPPKTERGVNADDRHSNQPEQSSAKQTGNATNTWTSNAEAKSPVKADGLEIAHKNPPADRACADKLIPHKNVSSGTQIHSIKTGHSLEMNASTNNTLLKEKKDSLSGTVSGMKLAEGHLKEPCSLPMRTSGNLVNISVRSSFDLPNSDKKAEKTPLYLNFLALSSCSRINQMRGQATWTSASKEPSLLKEKPPCLVENTNIISNTQSQDLSENGDSGEAGQGSSSLNRAANTLNASSIHQGEPSEEWNATAKAFYDSSFPTEHVKEGFAAFVTPARSDKALKDEDSCSLRNSSIQNQIGGIEKLLNLERLHSARKRKYEEGQ